A window of the Pirellulales bacterium genome harbors these coding sequences:
- a CDS encoding trypsin-like peptidase domain-containing protein: protein MAAFHRETSFQRQWLAGAQRHWIARARRHWLVRFGYLTLLVGLLVRSAIAQGDLALDDRAKQFEKLAQDVARLEQEGNVLKQVVKLVRPTVVHIEAEKTDPLAKRYSHQSIEEAGSGTILQFADKFYILTNRHVIKSATDNNIHVKLYDGRTISPTRVWSDPETDVAIMSVSAAHLVAARLGDSDKVEIGDFVLAVGSPFGLSHSVTFGIISAKGRRDLELGDEVVKFQDFMQTDAAINPGNSGGPLINLRGEVVGMNTAIASNSGGSEGIGFTIPINMAMNVAKQLVERGSVVRAFLGVTLDSKFTEVIATKLGLPQLEGCHISAITPRSPAESAKLQVDDVIVEFNGIPIENDGHLVNLVSLTEVGKEVPVVIYRDKKMVKMNVKVGDRSSFEAKN, encoded by the coding sequence ATGGCTGCGTTTCATCGTGAAACCTCTTTTCAGCGACAATGGCTCGCTGGCGCTCAACGCCATTGGATCGCTCGCGCTCGGCGACATTGGCTCGTTCGATTCGGCTACCTGACATTGCTGGTCGGATTGTTGGTTCGTTCCGCGATCGCTCAGGGAGACCTCGCGCTCGACGATCGAGCCAAGCAGTTCGAGAAGCTGGCCCAGGACGTCGCCCGCCTCGAACAAGAGGGAAATGTCCTGAAACAGGTCGTCAAGCTCGTCCGGCCGACTGTCGTCCACATCGAAGCCGAAAAAACCGATCCGCTTGCCAAACGCTATTCCCACCAATCGATCGAGGAAGCCGGCTCGGGGACCATTTTGCAATTCGCCGACAAGTTCTACATCCTCACGAATCGGCACGTCATCAAGTCGGCCACCGACAATAACATCCACGTTAAGCTCTACGACGGCCGCACGATCAGTCCGACGCGGGTCTGGTCCGATCCGGAGACGGACGTGGCGATCATGTCGGTGAGCGCCGCGCACCTCGTGGCGGCCCGCTTGGGAGATAGCGATAAAGTCGAGATCGGCGATTTTGTATTGGCGGTGGGGAGTCCCTTCGGCCTGAGCCACTCGGTGACGTTCGGGATCATTAGCGCCAAGGGGCGCCGCGATCTTGAACTTGGCGATGAAGTGGTCAAATTTCAGGACTTCATGCAGACCGACGCCGCCATCAATCCGGGCAACAGCGGCGGCCCGCTGATCAATTTGCGCGGCGAGGTCGTCGGAATGAACACCGCCATTGCGAGCAACTCCGGTGGCAGCGAGGGAATCGGCTTCACGATTCCGATCAATATGGCCATGAACGTCGCCAAACAATTGGTCGAGCGCGGCAGCGTCGTGCGGGCGTTCCTCGGCGTTACGCTCGATTCCAAGTTTACCGAAGTCATCGCCACGAAGCTCGGCCTTCCGCAGCTCGAGGGCTGCCATATTTCGGCGATCACTCCGCGATCTCCCGCCGAATCGGCCAAGCTACAGGTGGACGACGTGATCGTCGAATTCAACGGCATTCCTATCGAAAACGACGGCCACCTCGTGAATCTCGTCAGCCTGACCGAGGTCGGCAAGGAAGTGCCGGTCGTGATCTACCGCGACAAGAAGATGGTCAAGATGAACGTGAAGGTCGGCGACCGCAGTAGCTTCGAGGCGAAGAACTGA
- a CDS encoding nucleoside hydrolase, whose translation MARKVILDVDPGIDDALAVALALFDPRLDVLAVTATGGNVRPQQATLNVQTIIEQLDPPRLPRLGAAPLDTPLPEDGRQLHGADGLGNAGFPVAELHNVHPAEKVLCDEVRAAPEEITIIASGPLTNIARAMQRDPSFPAMVGRLVIVGGTVMGPGNVTPAAEFNIYCDPPSARTVLRSRMTKTLVPLEVTSQFVMTFDLFDQLPPDTTRIGAFLRRILPYAFRSHRQVLGLEGIYVDGALGIVAASNPELFETRDMAGDVETQGELTSGATIFDRRQAQEWRSNVDVVTNLELAAVKDCILRTLSEAARAG comes from the coding sequence ATGGCCAGGAAGGTGATTCTCGACGTCGATCCGGGCATTGACGATGCCTTGGCGGTTGCGCTGGCTCTGTTCGATCCGCGGCTGGACGTGCTAGCTGTGACGGCCACCGGCGGAAACGTGCGACCCCAGCAAGCGACGCTCAACGTTCAGACGATTATCGAGCAGCTCGATCCGCCACGGCTGCCGCGGCTCGGCGCCGCCCCGCTCGACACTCCGCTGCCCGAGGATGGCCGGCAGCTTCATGGGGCCGACGGCCTGGGGAACGCCGGTTTTCCGGTCGCCGAGCTGCATAATGTGCATCCGGCCGAGAAGGTGCTGTGCGACGAAGTTCGGGCCGCACCGGAAGAGATCACGATCATCGCCTCCGGGCCGCTCACCAATATCGCGCGGGCGATGCAGCGCGACCCGAGTTTTCCCGCGATGGTGGGGCGGCTGGTCATCGTGGGTGGAACGGTCATGGGGCCGGGCAACGTCACGCCGGCCGCGGAGTTCAATATATACTGCGATCCACCCTCCGCACGCACGGTGCTGAGATCGCGAATGACGAAAACGCTCGTGCCGCTGGAAGTCACGAGCCAATTCGTGATGACGTTCGACCTCTTCGATCAGCTCCCGCCCGACACAACGCGGATTGGCGCCTTCTTGCGACGAATTCTGCCGTACGCCTTCCGCTCGCATCGGCAGGTGCTGGGGCTGGAAGGAATTTACGTGGACGGGGCGCTGGGGATCGTGGCCGCGAGCAATCCAGAACTCTTCGAGACGCGGGACATGGCCGGCGACGTCGAGACGCAAGGAGAACTGACCTCGGGAGCGACGATCTTCGACCGCCGTCAGGCGCAGGAATGGCGCTCGAATGTGGATGTCGTGACGAACCTCGAGCTGGCGGCCGTCAAGGACTGCATTCTCCGCACACTCTCCGAAGCGGCACGGGCGGGCTGA
- a CDS encoding MBL fold metallo-hydrolase, which produces MRCSLVLGLPEGNLLIDTTPDLRSQLLRERIGIVHSLLYTHDHADHLFGLDDVRIFAYYLGQPLPTYCEDFVEARIRQSFDYAFTPEAASYGGGVPQLAFQRISTEPFAALGQRIVPIRLGHGRFRSLGFRVGNVAYCTDTNLIPDASRPLLEGLDVLILDALRLKPHPTHFSLEESIAAAKQLNPKRTFFTHMSHELEHESTNAALPPGMELAYDGLRVPLT; this is translated from the coding sequence ATGCGGTGCAGCCTCGTGCTCGGTTTGCCGGAAGGGAATTTGCTGATCGACACGACGCCCGACTTACGATCGCAGTTGCTCCGCGAGCGGATCGGCATCGTTCATTCTCTGCTCTACACCCACGACCATGCCGATCATCTGTTCGGATTGGATGACGTGCGAATCTTTGCCTATTACCTGGGCCAGCCGCTGCCGACCTATTGCGAAGATTTCGTCGAGGCGCGGATTCGCCAGTCGTTCGACTACGCGTTCACGCCCGAGGCGGCATCCTATGGCGGCGGCGTGCCGCAGCTTGCCTTCCAGCGAATCTCGACGGAGCCGTTCGCAGCGCTCGGCCAGCGGATCGTGCCGATCCGGCTGGGGCACGGCCGCTTCCGCTCGCTCGGCTTCCGCGTCGGCAACGTCGCCTATTGCACCGATACCAATCTGATTCCCGACGCGAGCCGGCCGCTGTTGGAGGGACTCGACGTGCTGATCCTCGACGCGCTGCGCCTGAAACCGCATCCAACGCATTTCAGTCTGGAAGAATCGATCGCCGCCGCCAAACAACTCAACCCCAAGCGCACGTTTTTCACCCACATGTCGCACGAGCTGGAGCACGAATCGACCAACGCCGCGCTGCCGCCCGGAATGGAACTCGCGTACGACGGGCTGCGGGTGCCGCTGACGTGA
- a CDS encoding TraR/DksA family transcriptional regulator, whose translation MARKDSLFNMRQILIKRRDALRSALAGDLSLLKELRAQTAGDVVDAALDCAQDEISSQLAEVESRELARIENALERMRTGNYGVCEGCGIKIPMARLNALPYATYCIECQREAERSGSGLGGDTDWGRLVDSGGDADVSINDIELDVS comes from the coding sequence ATGGCACGCAAAGATTCATTGTTCAACATGCGCCAGATTCTGATCAAGCGCCGCGATGCGCTGCGCAGTGCGCTGGCCGGAGACTTGAGCCTGCTCAAGGAACTCCGGGCCCAAACGGCGGGCGACGTCGTCGATGCCGCCTTGGACTGTGCGCAGGATGAAATCAGCTCGCAACTGGCTGAGGTCGAAAGCCGCGAGCTGGCGCGAATTGAAAACGCGCTCGAACGGATGCGCACCGGAAATTATGGCGTTTGCGAGGGTTGCGGAATCAAAATCCCGATGGCCCGGCTTAATGCGCTGCCGTATGCGACGTATTGCATCGAATGCCAGCGAGAAGCCGAGCGCAGCGGCAGTGGGCTGGGCGGAGACACCGATTGGGGCCGCTTGGTCGATTCCGGCGGCGACGCTGACGTTTCGATCAACGACATCGAACTGGATGTTTCCTGA
- the nusA gene encoding transcription termination factor NusA: MNASEVLRIVDAIHRDKNIEKEIVFQAIEAALVSAAKKQYGEDQEIVLNIDRRDGTISGTHNGVPLDPEEAMGRIVAQTAKQVIIQKIREAERDALYDEYNEQIGQMISGVVQRYEGGAATVSLGNSEAILPRSEQIPGETHHPNERVRATVCEVRKAGSRVKIILSRTRTQLVQRLFEQEIPEIADGVIEIRAIAREPGYRSKVAVSSSDQRVDCVGACVGVRGNRIKNIVDELGGERIDIVRWSDDLPVLVPNALQPAEVEEVILCQMLGRAIVLVREDQLSLAIGRRGQNVRLGSKLCGWDIEIMTREELDEQIERAVSGFSALEGLDDALAEKLVGEGFLSYDDLSVIEPDALMEMGSLTAEQVDTIVAQAEVKAREAEAAAAEERRRQREQERIDAATAAADAEDAARAEAAAASGEGVSAGSAPESPPTESPPVVAGSSNGSAAASPDAVVHPEEEQKSDGAGGDEGGAPG; the protein is encoded by the coding sequence ATGAATGCAAGCGAAGTGCTGCGGATCGTCGACGCGATCCACCGCGACAAGAATATCGAAAAGGAGATCGTCTTTCAGGCGATCGAAGCCGCGCTAGTCTCCGCCGCCAAGAAGCAATATGGCGAAGACCAGGAGATCGTGCTGAATATCGATCGTCGCGATGGTACGATCAGCGGCACCCACAATGGCGTGCCCCTCGATCCGGAGGAGGCGATGGGACGCATCGTCGCTCAAACGGCCAAACAAGTCATCATCCAGAAGATTCGCGAGGCCGAGCGCGACGCACTCTACGACGAATACAACGAGCAAATCGGGCAGATGATCTCCGGCGTGGTCCAGCGTTACGAAGGAGGGGCGGCGACCGTCAGCCTCGGCAATAGCGAGGCCATCCTCCCCCGTAGCGAGCAGATTCCCGGCGAGACGCATCATCCGAACGAGCGCGTGCGGGCGACGGTTTGCGAAGTCCGCAAAGCGGGTAGCCGCGTGAAGATCATATTGAGCCGCACGCGCACGCAGTTGGTGCAGCGGCTGTTCGAGCAAGAAATTCCAGAGATCGCCGACGGCGTGATCGAAATTCGCGCCATCGCCCGCGAGCCCGGTTATCGCAGCAAGGTGGCGGTGAGCAGCTCGGATCAACGGGTCGATTGCGTCGGAGCGTGCGTCGGCGTGCGCGGCAATCGGATCAAGAATATCGTGGATGAACTCGGCGGCGAACGAATCGACATCGTCCGCTGGAGCGACGACTTGCCCGTGCTCGTCCCCAATGCGTTGCAGCCGGCCGAGGTGGAGGAAGTGATCCTCTGCCAAATGCTCGGTCGGGCGATTGTGCTGGTGCGCGAGGACCAATTGTCGCTAGCGATCGGCCGCCGCGGGCAGAATGTGCGCTTGGGGAGCAAGCTCTGCGGCTGGGACATCGAAATCATGACCCGCGAGGAACTCGACGAGCAGATCGAGCGGGCCGTCTCGGGTTTCAGCGCCTTGGAGGGGCTGGACGACGCGCTGGCCGAGAAGCTCGTCGGCGAAGGCTTTCTCTCGTACGACGATCTATCGGTGATCGAGCCGGATGCGCTAATGGAGATGGGGAGCTTGACGGCGGAGCAAGTCGATACGATCGTGGCTCAAGCCGAGGTCAAGGCGCGCGAGGCGGAGGCGGCGGCGGCCGAAGAACGTCGCCGGCAGCGCGAGCAGGAGCGAATCGACGCTGCCACCGCCGCAGCCGACGCCGAGGATGCGGCGCGGGCTGAAGCGGCCGCGGCTAGCGGGGAGGGCGTTTCGGCGGGATCGGCGCCCGAGTCGCCACCCACTGAGTCGCCACCCGTTGTGGCCGGCTCGTCCAACGGCAGCGCCGCGGCAAGTCCCGATGCGGTGGTCCATCCGGAGGAAGAACAGAAATCGGATGGAGCCGGGGGGGATGAAGGGGGCGCGCCAGGCTGA
- the trpD gene encoding anthranilate phosphoribosyltransferase, whose protein sequence is MTVMIAAVLERLSAGENLAQDEMFDVIDLVMRGEVPDDQLAPLLRALSIKGETVAELAGAATALRRHMRPIRSQRSGLLDTCGTGGDGSRTFNISTAAALVTAAAGVPVAKHGNRAASSRSGSADALAALGVNVNADVPLVERCLDTLGICFCFAPLLHPAMKRVGDVRKRLGVPTIFNLLGPLTNPAGASFQLLGVGKPHQRKTLAEVLALLGVERGVVVCGEDHLDEVTIVGRTRATVAAEGKLRELTWRPKDFGLRQSSLDGLTVDDPAASAAMIDRVLTGAGGPARDIVLANAAAALWTAGKSDSLETCAQLAASAIDSGAARALLDRLVEMTKSA, encoded by the coding sequence ATGACGGTCATGATTGCCGCCGTGTTGGAGCGTTTGTCCGCTGGCGAGAATCTCGCCCAGGACGAGATGTTTGACGTGATCGATCTCGTCATGCGGGGCGAGGTGCCTGACGACCAGCTTGCTCCATTGCTCAGGGCGCTGAGCATCAAAGGGGAAACGGTCGCGGAGCTTGCCGGCGCGGCGACCGCCTTGCGGCGACACATGCGGCCGATTCGCTCGCAGCGCAGCGGCCTGCTCGACACCTGCGGCACCGGCGGCGATGGCTCGCGCACTTTCAACATCAGCACGGCGGCGGCGCTCGTGACCGCGGCGGCCGGCGTGCCTGTGGCCAAGCACGGCAACCGTGCCGCCAGCAGCCGCAGCGGCTCGGCCGACGCGCTCGCGGCGCTCGGCGTGAATGTGAACGCCGATGTGCCGTTGGTGGAGCGCTGCCTCGATACGCTGGGAATTTGCTTCTGCTTCGCGCCGCTGCTTCATCCGGCGATGAAGCGGGTCGGCGATGTTCGCAAACGCTTGGGCGTGCCGACGATCTTCAATCTGTTGGGACCGCTCACCAATCCCGCCGGGGCCTCGTTCCAACTTCTCGGAGTCGGCAAACCGCATCAGCGGAAGACCCTCGCGGAAGTGCTCGCGCTGTTGGGCGTCGAGCGAGGCGTAGTGGTCTGCGGCGAAGACCACCTGGACGAAGTGACGATCGTCGGGCGGACTCGTGCTACCGTGGCCGCGGAAGGGAAGCTGCGCGAACTCACCTGGCGACCCAAGGATTTTGGCCTGCGGCAATCGTCGCTCGATGGTCTCACTGTCGACGACCCGGCCGCCAGCGCCGCGATGATCGATCGCGTGCTTACCGGAGCTGGGGGCCCGGCCCGCGACATCGTGCTAGCCAACGCCGCCGCCGCCCTCTGGACCGCCGGCAAATCCGACTCGCTCGAAACCTGCGCGCAGCTCGCCGCGTCTGCCATCGACAGCGGCGCGGCGCGAGCGTTGTTGGACAGACTGGTTGAGATGACAAAGAGCGCCTAA
- a CDS encoding FHA domain-containing protein yields MTQNCPAPTDSIPAPLGGPQDELVLRVLNTVQQGRLLHVTGAKCTVGSGSHCTLRLRAAGVAPTHCLILRGLKRTVVRRWAEDTRLNDRPFSDAQLEPGDRLGIGPLELEVMAPSVAIIDSSDAEAELAQRQQKLDEQSASLAEMRQQLEADRTQWESEQAAWNSGCAAYETERAARLAECAARELAISEQQTSLLQQTGSLTQQAEEIRLRQEQIESDRADCDGLRSQLGSQTDELEGRKAQFNGERLAWAGEKQQLDAELNQRLTEIAERQRQIAAAGEILKAESDAIRAARIALESSQQDMLTERQALSGWRHELEQQQQTFATERQAVADSVQAIQVDRHVLDAERQALWADRDSLVAERQSHSVEQQSFSAQRESLMAERQALESDRQTLDGQRQAVDSERETLEAQRQAVADSVQAIQADRHVLDAERQALWADRDSLVAQRQSHSVEQQALSAQRESLTAERQSLESDRQTLDGQRQAVDSERQTLEAQRQAIADSVQAIQADRQVLDSERQALWADRDSLVAERQSHSVEQQALSAQRESLTAERQALESSQQEVLTERQSLSGWRYELEQQQ; encoded by the coding sequence GTGACACAGAATTGCCCTGCCCCAACCGATTCTATCCCGGCCCCACTTGGCGGCCCGCAAGACGAATTGGTGCTGCGAGTCCTCAATACAGTCCAACAAGGACGCCTGCTGCACGTCACGGGCGCAAAGTGTACAGTCGGCTCGGGAAGTCACTGCACGCTACGGCTGCGCGCCGCGGGCGTGGCGCCAACTCACTGCCTGATCTTGCGCGGCCTCAAGCGGACGGTGGTCCGCCGCTGGGCGGAAGACACGCGGCTCAACGACCGGCCTTTCTCCGACGCACAGCTCGAACCTGGAGATCGTCTCGGGATCGGCCCGCTGGAATTGGAAGTCATGGCGCCGTCGGTCGCGATTATAGACAGCTCCGACGCCGAGGCCGAGTTGGCCCAGCGGCAGCAGAAGCTCGACGAGCAGTCGGCATCGCTTGCAGAAATGCGGCAACAACTTGAAGCCGACCGGACACAATGGGAATCCGAGCAAGCGGCATGGAATTCCGGCTGCGCGGCGTACGAGACGGAGCGGGCAGCGCGTTTGGCCGAATGCGCGGCGCGAGAACTGGCAATCTCCGAGCAACAAACGTCGCTCCTGCAACAGACAGGCTCATTGACGCAACAAGCGGAGGAAATCCGGCTGCGCCAAGAACAAATCGAAAGCGATCGGGCGGACTGCGACGGTCTGCGAAGTCAACTGGGTTCTCAAACCGATGAATTGGAGGGCCGGAAAGCCCAATTCAATGGGGAACGTTTGGCCTGGGCAGGGGAAAAACAACAACTCGACGCGGAGTTGAACCAGCGGCTGACGGAGATCGCCGAACGTCAACGGCAAATCGCCGCGGCCGGCGAGATACTGAAAGCCGAATCCGACGCGATCCGGGCCGCCAGGATAGCGCTCGAATCGAGTCAACAGGACATGTTGACCGAGCGACAAGCGCTCTCGGGCTGGCGGCACGAGCTGGAACAGCAGCAGCAGACGTTTGCCACCGAGCGGCAAGCCGTTGCCGACTCGGTCCAGGCGATTCAAGTCGATCGACACGTATTGGACGCCGAACGGCAAGCTCTCTGGGCGGATCGAGATTCCCTAGTGGCCGAACGACAATCGCATTCGGTCGAGCAACAATCGTTCTCGGCACAACGCGAATCGCTCATGGCCGAACGGCAAGCGCTGGAATCGGACCGTCAAACCCTGGACGGTCAACGGCAGGCTGTCGACTCGGAAAGAGAGACGCTCGAAGCCCAGCGGCAAGCCGTCGCGGACTCGGTCCAGGCGATTCAAGCCGATCGACACGTATTGGACGCCGAACGGCAAGCTCTCTGGGCGGATCGAGATTCCCTAGTGGCACAACGACAATCGCATTCGGTCGAGCAACAAGCGTTGTCGGCGCAACGCGAATCGCTAACGGCCGAACGGCAATCCCTGGAATCGGACCGTCAAACCCTGGACGGTCAACGGCAGGCTGTCGACTCGGAAAGGCAGACGCTCGAAGCCCAGCGGCAAGCCATCGCGGACTCAGTCCAGGCGATTCAAGCCGATCGACAAGTCTTGGACTCCGAACGGCAAGCTCTGTGGGCGGATCGAGATTCCCTTGTGGCCGAACGACAATCGCATTCTGTCGAGCAACAAGCGTTGTCGGCACAACGCGAATCGCTTACGGCCGAACGGCAAGCGCTCGAATCGAGTCAACAGGAAGTGTTGACCGAGCGACAATCGCTCTCGGGCTGGCGGTACGAGCTGGAACAACAGCAGCA